The Chitinispirillales bacterium ANBcel5 genome includes a region encoding these proteins:
- the thiE gene encoding thiamine phosphate synthase, producing MIKIPERFGFYAVLTNPLKGYEYITNLLVEMGFPFVQLRMKDSTEAQVEQTAQKMKKITEGTQTKLIINDLAEVAARVGADGLHIGQDDISYEKAREIVGAHCIIGISTHSPSQTIEACKLNPDYIGIGPVFPTPTKKNPDPVIGIEGMKAMLAVATVPAVCIGGIDLNNLPEVLRAGAENFCMVRQFTQSQDPKKVLEEMQGIYSNVFPSVT from the coding sequence ATGATAAAGATACCAGAGCGGTTCGGTTTTTACGCGGTTCTTACAAATCCCCTTAAAGGCTATGAATACATCACCAATCTTCTGGTAGAGATGGGGTTTCCATTCGTTCAGCTGAGAATGAAAGACAGCACGGAGGCGCAGGTAGAGCAAACTGCCCAAAAGATGAAAAAAATCACTGAAGGGACTCAGACCAAACTTATTATTAATGACCTGGCTGAAGTAGCGGCACGGGTAGGTGCCGATGGACTCCATATCGGCCAGGATGACATCTCGTATGAAAAAGCCCGGGAAATTGTAGGTGCACATTGCATTATTGGTATCTCCACTCACTCACCATCCCAGACCATAGAAGCCTGCAAGCTTAACCCCGATTATATAGGAATCGGGCCGGTGTTCCCTACCCCCACCAAGAAAAACCCGGATCCGGTGATAGGGATAGAGGGAATGAAAGCTATGCTTGCGGTTGCAACGGTGCCGGCAGTGTGTATTGGTGGAATAGATTTAAACAATTTACCTGAAGTACTCCGGGCCGGGGCAGAAAACTTTTGCATGGTACGACAGTTCACTCAATCACAGGACCCCAAGAAGGTTTTAGAAGAGATGCAAGGGATCTATTCCAACGTTTTCCCTTCAGTAACGTAG
- a CDS encoding glycosyltransferase, whose amino-acid sequence MESQIKVAHLITDFLPVTQNWIYNQIVHNKSCESIVLCQKTLCEEQFPFSAVYPIVKKRNLFSVPARTLHKVFEHYPTGHHQGVVRKFHPDIFHAHFLLEAWRNYSLLKKHKIPLITTMYGQDVSQLWRKCFWMKRYRKVFSLCRAFIVEGQYMKSVVAQLGCDPEKIHVVKLGIDLSRIVPKRWCDSQKTVKLLFVGLGREKKGARFAAQSFANVALKAGNVELHLVGDGPYKETVEAILRERGVSSRAVFHGMVPVERYQQILKQTDILLAPSVHAANGDTEGGAPVVVIEALASGIPVVGSFHCDIPNIVEDGVSGLLSEEKDVASLSSNLELLVKNRALRRKMGENGIRYANREHSIETQVCKITEIYRSVL is encoded by the coding sequence ATGGAATCACAAATAAAAGTAGCTCATCTGATCACCGACTTTTTACCCGTTACCCAAAACTGGATCTATAATCAAATAGTTCACAACAAAAGCTGTGAATCGATAGTGCTATGCCAAAAGACTCTGTGTGAAGAGCAGTTTCCTTTTAGCGCTGTGTATCCCATAGTGAAAAAAAGGAACCTTTTTTCGGTGCCGGCGCGAACACTGCACAAAGTTTTTGAACACTACCCCACAGGGCATCATCAGGGGGTAGTACGGAAATTTCACCCCGATATCTTTCATGCTCATTTTCTACTGGAAGCCTGGCGAAACTACAGCCTTCTGAAGAAACACAAAATCCCTCTGATTACAACTATGTACGGGCAGGATGTGAGTCAGTTGTGGAGGAAATGTTTTTGGATGAAGCGTTACAGAAAGGTTTTTTCACTGTGCAGGGCATTTATAGTTGAAGGGCAGTATATGAAATCTGTGGTAGCGCAGCTTGGGTGTGATCCTGAGAAGATTCATGTGGTTAAGCTGGGGATCGACTTGTCCAGGATTGTGCCCAAACGGTGGTGCGATTCTCAAAAAACAGTAAAACTGTTATTTGTGGGATTGGGCCGCGAGAAAAAGGGGGCCCGGTTTGCAGCTCAGAGTTTTGCCAACGTTGCTCTGAAGGCGGGCAATGTTGAGCTTCATCTTGTGGGGGATGGGCCCTACAAAGAAACAGTCGAAGCTATTCTCAGAGAACGGGGTGTTAGCAGCAGGGCCGTTTTTCATGGAATGGTGCCGGTTGAACGATATCAGCAGATTTTAAAGCAAACAGACATACTGTTAGCCCCAAGTGTTCATGCCGCCAATGGAGATACCGAAGGGGGGGCACCGGTGGTGGTTATAGAAGCTCTTGCTTCAGGCATTCCCGTTGTCGGCAGTTTTCACTGTGATATACCCAATATAGTAGAAGATGGGGTCAGTGGGTTGTTATCAGAGGAAAAGGATGTGGCTTCCCTCAGCAGTAACCTTGAGCTTTTAGTCAAAAACAGAGCGCTTAGAAGGAAAATGGGGGAAAACGGGATCCGGTACGCAAACAGGGAGCACAGTATAGAAACGCAGGTTTGCAAAATAACCGAAATCTACAGAAGTGTGCTTTAG